The Anaeromyxobacter sp. Fw109-5 genomic interval CGCGGGTGTTCGGGTACCACGAGGTCTTCCACGCCCTGGTGGTGGTGGCCGCCGGCCTGCACCTCGCCGTGGCGGCGCGCGCGATCCTGGCGCTGTAGCGCGGGCGCTGGCCCGCGCTCAGCTGCGCTCGGCCTTCACCTTCGCCGCGACGAGCAGGTACAGGGCGAAGAGCGCGTCACGCTCCGTGACTGCGGCGTCCGGCTTCGCCGCGATGCGCGAGAGCCGCAAGATCTCGCTCGACGCGAGCCCGAGCCCGGCGGCCGCCGCGCGCCCCTCCTCCGCCGGCACCCGCGCCAGCACGGCGGCGACCCCCTCGGCGGCGAGGCGCGCGGCTTCGCCGTAGGTGCGCTCGCGCAGCGCGTGCTCGGTCGCGGAGATGGCGTCGCCGTCCCCGGGGAAGAGCCGGGCGAACGACAGCGGGACCAGGGCCCCCGGATCCCGGGGCGCGCCGGACGCCTCGGCGGCGGCGGAGAGCTGGGAGGCGAGCTCCGAGCCGCCGCCGGAGAGCTCGAGCGGTCGCGGCGCGGCGCGGGGGGCCGGCTGCCGCGCCCGCAGATCCCTCACGACGAGGCGGGTGATCTCCCTCAGCGCGGCGAGCACGCCCACCCCGCGGCTGGCGATCGACTCGACCTCCGGGACCCGGTGCGGGTTCAGCGCCGCCCGCAGCTCGGGGAGGGGCAGCGCGCCGGGCAGATCGCGCTTGTTGTACTGGTGCACGTGCGGGAACTCGGCGAGCGGGATGCCCAGCTCGGCGAGGTTCGCCTCCAGGTTCGCGAAGGACTCCGCGTTGGAGTCCCGGGCGGCCGGCTGCGAGTCCGCGACGAACACCACGCCGTCCGCGCCGTTCAGGACGAGCTTGCGGGTGGCGTCGTAGAACACCTGGCCCGGCACCGTGTAGAGCTGGAGCCGCAGGGTGAGCCCGCGCACGTGCGCGATCTCCAGCGGCAGGAAGTCGAAGAACAGGGTGCGATCGCCCTCGGTCGCGAGCGACACCAGCTGGCCGCGCGTCTCCGGACGCACGCTCGCGTGGATCTGCTGGAGGCTCGTGGTCTTGCCGGAGAGGCCAGGGCCGTAATAGACGATCTTGGCCGAGATCTCCCGGGCGAGCGGGTTCACCGTGGACACGGCGGCATCATAGCCGCGCGCGATCGGGCAGGCGACTTCGCCGAGCGCCGCGCTCGCGCGGGCCGCGCGAACGCGAGCCGTTCACCGTGCGAGGAGCGCGTCCACCACCGCGACGAGGTCCGGGCCCTGCGCGTCGGGCGGGCCCATCGCCGGGTGGAAGCGCCGCTCGAGCCGCGCGCTCCAGCCGCCCACGAGCCCCGCGCGGCGCGCGCCCTCGACGTCCCAGGCGTGCACCGCGACGAGGGCGAGCCGCGCCGGAGGGTGGCCGAGCGACCGCGCCGCGTGCAGGTAGATCTCGCGCGCCGGCTTGTAGCGCCGGATCTCGTCGACGCCCATGACGCGCGCGACCTGCCCGAGGAGGCCGGCGCGCTCCAGCAGCCCGCGGGTCGCCTCCACGCCGCCGTTCGAGAGCGTCGCGATGGGCACGCCGGCGTCGGCGAGCCGGCGGAACGCGGGCGCGACGTCCGGCGCGGGATCGAGGGTCTCGAAGCCGTCGAGCACCGCCTCGACGGCGGGACGCTCGATCGGCCGGCTCCGCTGCGCGAGCAGCACCTCGAGCGCGCCGCCGGCGATCTCGCGGAAGGGGCGGAAGGTCCCGCTCGCGTCCAGGGCGAAGGCGTCGCGCAGGATGCGCGTGAACCAGGTGTCGAGGTCGATGGGCGCGAGCCCGAGGGCGGCGAGCCGCGGGCGCAGGGGATCGAGCGGGAACAGCGTCTCGATGACGTCGAAGATCACGGCGGCGGGGCGGGCCATGGCCGGTCCCTACGCTCCGCCCCCCGCCGGCGCAAGGCGCCCGCGGGGGCCGGCGAACGAGGCCGGCCGGAGCGGATCGCGGCACGTTGACGCCGCGCCGCGGAACGGCGAAAAGGCGGGCCATGCCGTCCACCTCGCTCACCTTCGCGAGCCGCGCCGAGCACCGCGCCTGGCTCGAGGCGCAGTCTGCCCTGCCCGCGGGCTTCTGCATCGGGACCACGAGCTTCGAGTTCGTCCCGCTCGAGGTCTCGAAGCCCGGCCGGATGAAGCTCACGCTCATCGCGCTCGACCGTCCGACCTCGGCCTTCGCCGCGAAGTTCACCCGGAACGCCTTCCCGGGCGCGCCGGTGATCGTCGGCAAGCGGCGCCTCGAAGGGCCGACGCTGGGCGGCATCGTGGTGAACACCAAGATCGCCAACGTCTGCGCGGCGGGTGGGGTCGAGGCGGCGGAGCGCCTCAGCGCCGAGGCGGCGCGGCTCATCGGGATCGCGCCGGAGGAGATCCTCCCTTCGTCCACCGGCGTCATCGGCTGGCGGCTCCCGGTGGAGCGCATGATCGCGGCGCTCCCCGAGGCCGCGTCCTCGCTCCAGTCGCGCACCATCCTGCCCGCCGCCGAGGCGATCACGACGACCGACCTCTACCCCAAGGTGCGCCGCGCGCCGCTGGGGGAGGGGACGCTCGTCGGCATCGCCAAGGGCGCGGGCATGATCGAGCCGAACCTCGCGACCATGCTCGTATACCTCCTCACCGACGCGGACGTGACGCGCGAGGCGCTGCGCGACGCGCTCGACGCGGCCGTGGAGGTGAGCTTCAACTGCATCTCCGTGGACACGGACACGAGCACCTCCGACTCCGTCGTGCTCGTCTCCTCGCGGCGCAGGCCCGCGCCGCCGCCCGGCGCGCTCGCCGCGGCGCTCGCCCAGGTGTGCGGCGACCTCGCCGAGGACGTGGTGCGGAACGGCGAGGGCGTTCACCACGTGATGCGCGCGAGCGTCACCGGCGCCCGCTCGTTCGAGGAAGCGCGCGCCTTCGGCAAGGCGGTCGTGAACTCCCCGCTCCTCAAGGCGGCGGTCAACGGCAACGACCCGAACGTCGGGCGGCTGCTCTGCGCGGTCGGCAAGCTCGCCGGCGCGGAGGGGATCCCCCTCGACCCGGCGCGCGTCACGATGCGGGTCGGCGACGACGTCGTGCTCGAGGGCGGAGAGATGCGGCTCGATCCCGCCAAGGAGCAGCGCCTCGTCGCCCATCTGAAGTCGGCCGAGATGTACGCGAGCGTGCCGTCGGCCGACGGGCTCTTCCGGCCGCCCGTCGACTACCCGCCGCACGAGCGACGGGTGGAGATCGCGATCGATCTCGCGATGGGCGGCGCTGCGTGCGCGGTCCTCGGCGCGGACCTCACGCACGAGTACGTGACGGAGAACGCGGACTACCGGAGCTGAGCCTCGCGACCGGCCGCCGCGAGGCCCCACCGGACGCGCGACGCCCCGTCGATCTCGCGGTCCTCTCCGCCGTTCGGGCCTCCCGCCGCGGCACCGTGCGTGCACGAGGCCCCGCGCGCG includes:
- a CDS encoding ATP/GTP-binding protein → MSTVNPLAREISAKIVYYGPGLSGKTTSLQQIHASVRPETRGQLVSLATEGDRTLFFDFLPLEIAHVRGLTLRLQLYTVPGQVFYDATRKLVLNGADGVVFVADSQPAARDSNAESFANLEANLAELGIPLAEFPHVHQYNKRDLPGALPLPELRAALNPHRVPEVESIASRGVGVLAALREITRLVVRDLRARQPAPRAAPRPLELSGGGSELASQLSAAAEASGAPRDPGALVPLSFARLFPGDGDAISATEHALRERTYGEAARLAAEGVAAVLARVPAEEGRAAAAGLGLASSEILRLSRIAAKPDAAVTERDALFALYLLVAAKVKAERS
- a CDS encoding HAD family hydrolase, whose protein sequence is MARPAAVIFDVIETLFPLDPLRPRLAALGLAPIDLDTWFTRILRDAFALDASGTFRPFREIAGGALEVLLAQRSRPIERPAVEAVLDGFETLDPAPDVAPAFRRLADAGVPIATLSNGGVEATRGLLERAGLLGQVARVMGVDEIRRYKPAREIYLHAARSLGHPPARLALVAVHAWDVEGARRAGLVGGWSARLERRFHPAMGPPDAQGPDLVAVVDALLAR
- a CDS encoding bifunctional ornithine acetyltransferase/N-acetylglutamate synthase, yielding MPSTSLTFASRAEHRAWLEAQSALPAGFCIGTTSFEFVPLEVSKPGRMKLTLIALDRPTSAFAAKFTRNAFPGAPVIVGKRRLEGPTLGGIVVNTKIANVCAAGGVEAAERLSAEAARLIGIAPEEILPSSTGVIGWRLPVERMIAALPEAASSLQSRTILPAAEAITTTDLYPKVRRAPLGEGTLVGIAKGAGMIEPNLATMLVYLLTDADVTREALRDALDAAVEVSFNCISVDTDTSTSDSVVLVSSRRRPAPPPGALAAALAQVCGDLAEDVVRNGEGVHHVMRASVTGARSFEEARAFGKAVVNSPLLKAAVNGNDPNVGRLLCAVGKLAGAEGIPLDPARVTMRVGDDVVLEGGEMRLDPAKEQRLVAHLKSAEMYASVPSADGLFRPPVDYPPHERRVEIAIDLAMGGAACAVLGADLTHEYVTENADYRS